GTAATGGCGAAGTTCGAGGAAATGTTCCGCAGTCGAAGATTGGTCTTGGGTTCGCGATCCCGCCAAACTCGGAGCTTCCGGATCAATATGCCGATGCATGAGAAATCCAAATGCTCGGTGCGAGCAAGCTCCAAGACGATGTCGCGATGCGGCTCAAGTCCAGAGAGTTCCCGTTTCAGATCATTCCGCCGAGGAGCATCATAGCAGCCGCCTTCGAGCGATATGGGCTCCGTCGATGGCCTGCGGATTCCCACGTTGTCTGGTACAAGCCTTGGGGTGCGCGTGAGCGGCGGGTACAAGGTCGAAAAGGGTTCTTGCTGGCCCTCTGCGTCGTCACGTTTGTTCTGCTTCGCCAATGTTACCCGTGTGTCAAACGGTTAAACTCCACTGGCATCGCGTCCAACCCCGGGCGAATGCGGCCAGGAATAGACTAGGTAAGGCCTGATGTGAGAGACCAAGTGGCGACGGGTAACATCTCCAGGCGACCAATTGCGGAGAGAACGAAAAAACCAACATGGCAGTTACCTACAAACCTGGCGACATCGTTCCGCAAGACGGGCAAGTGAAATGCACGCAACATCCCGAGATCGAGGACAACGTTACGGGCGGCACGCGCTTCGCGCCCTGTCACCATTTCGGCGAAGAGGCGTCCGCCAAGGGCTGCACCTGGCAATACGCATAGCGCAACATGATCGGGTCCTGAGCAAAGATACGAGAAATAATCCGTTCCGAGTCTAGCTCGGTGCTTAGTGCGCTGGGGGGTTCGCCCCCTCTAACGTAATTGCGATTCCGTGGTTCTTCAAGCAGGATCCCGATAAAAGGACCAGTTCGCCGCCTTCAGTCTCGCATATCGTCGTTCCGTCATCCGGTCTTCGGTGTGCTCAATCAAAAACTGTCGTCATCGACCGCAAAGGCGGATCCGGCGCAGGTAATGCCGATCGATTGAGCAGGTCGTGAATCCTTGATTGAGATGTCAGATCTCATTTATTCACGCAAAGTTCAGTTAAGCTCAGCGAAAGTCGTAAAATAGGTAGATCGCCGCCGACATTTAGGATACCCCAGTGCTTTGTTAACTACGCGCAGCTCGCACCCGAAAACTCTAAGATTTGAGGCCCGCCAAGCTGGCTGCGGCGCCAATGCAACCTCGCCCCATGCCGTAGTCATGTTGGAGGGATCGCCGATCCCGGTGGCCTCAAGCCCGTTGGAAAGCCGCTTGTCGATCCATCGTAGCGTTTCGCTTCGGTCGTGTTGAGATGACCGCTCCGGCGCGCCCCAGCGCACCGCGAACCCACAAAACGAGAGATGGGGATTCCGATTTCGAAATCCTTTGAGCGGTCCGTGGCCGGTCCTGCGCGGTGCGGCAGTCCCCAACCGATCACAATACGGAGACGTGCAGATTGCTTCGCGGTCGCGACGACGGGGTAGAACACCGCATGCATGCACCTCAGTTCACGGCCTAAGGCTTCGCGTACGTGGTACTGACTTCTCGATCGCGATTCTGAATGGCGCAGGCACTCGCTGTGCTCCTTGACCGAGACGGAACCATAATCGTCGACCTTCGCGGCAACGCGGACCCCTCGAAAGTTACGCCCATGCCGTATGCCCGTTCCGCGCTTCAACGACTGCGGCACGCGAATATTCTTACGGCGGTGATTTCGAACCAAAGCGGCGTAGCGCTCGGGCAGCTCACCTCCGAACAAGTGCGTGCTGTGAATGTCAGAGCCGAACAACTACTCGGACCGCTCGGCCCGATCTTCATTTGCGAGCATAGCGAGCGTGCCGGATGCGATTGTCGCAAACCGAACCCCGGTCTGGTTTTTCGCGCGGCTATGGAGTTGGGCGTCCATCCCGAAGATTGTGTGGTCATTGGCGACATCGGTACGGACATGGATGCTGCCCGGGCCGCCGGGGCCAGGGGCATTTTGATTCCAACGGCGAGTACTCGGCCCGAGGAAGTTTTGGCCGCGCCGGCCGTAGCGTTGCATCTCGATCAAGCGGTCGACTCTATTCTCGCAGGCAACATTTGAACATCCTCGCAGTACGGCAAGACAACAACGGAGACGTGCTCTTGACGGGGCCCGCCTTGCGTGCTCTGGCCGCGGGCTGCACGCGCCTTACTTTGCTCTGCGGTCCGTCGGGTCGTGCCGCCGCCGAAGCGACCGCCTGCGTCGACGCTGTGGTCTGCCATGAGGCGGGATGGATCGAAGCGGTTCCACATCCCGTCAGGCCCATGGATATAGCGAGCTTTGTAGCGGACATTCGTAAACGAGAATTCGCCCAAGCGGTCGTGTTCACATCATTTCATCAGAGTCCGTTACCGATCGCCTTACTCCTAAGACTGGCCGCCGTGCGCAAGATCGCTGCCATAAGCGAAGACTACGCCGGTAGTTTGCTCGATATTCGGTGCCGCGTCCCCGATGATATTCACGAGGTCGAGCGCGCGCTTTCGTTGGCTCGAGCTGCGGGCTTTTCGTTGCCGTCGAGAGACGATGCACGCCTTACGATGCGAATCGAGCCCACGAATCCACTGGGCGACATCCACGGATACATTGTCGTTCATCCAGGTTCGACCGTTCCGGCGCGCGCGTGGAAACCGGCTCTCAATCGGCAACTCGTCAAAGCGCTGAACGCTCGCGGAAGTCGCGTCGTCGTAACGGGAACGGCCGGCGAATCGGATCTGTGCGATTTCGTTGCCGGCGATTCTGCCCTCAACCTCGCAGGCAAAACCAGTCTGACCGAATTGGCACGAGTAATCGCCGATTCTAGTGCGATCGTCGTGGGCAATACCGGCGCTGCGCACGTCGCCGCCGCCGTCGGTACGCCGATCGTTTCCTTATTCGCACCGACGATACCGGCGGTGCGTTTTCGACCTTGGATGGTCGAGCACGTGCTATTGGGCGATCAGCAGATAGTCTGCAAAGGCTGTCGAGCCCGCACATGTCCGCGAGGCGATCACGCCTGTATCGACAGTGTGAGCGTCGACGAGGTGCTGTCCGCGCTGGATCGAGTCCGCGAAAAGACGGCGGCCGTAAATCGTCTCGGTGCGCATCGATGAACATCGCAATGGTTTCGGAACATGCCAGCCCGCTCGCCAGTCTCGGAAGCGTCGACGCGGGCGGCCAAAATGTACACGTTGCTGCCCTCGCGGCAGCGATGACGGCACTCGGACACTCCGTCACCGTGTTTACGCGCCGTGATGATGCCCGGCTGCCCAAAAGAGTCGTTATGGCCTCAGGTGTCGTCGTTCATCACATAGACGCCGGACCAGTTATGCGTATCGCGAAGGATGCGATCTACCCGCACGTCGCGGAGTTTTCAAGAGGGCTGCGGCTTGCATGGAACGTTAGCCGCCCGGATGTCGTGCATTCGCACTTTTGGATGAGCGGCATTGCAGCGATCGCTGCTGCGGATGCGTTTGGACTTCCCGCCGTGCACACGTATCATGCTCTCGGCGTCGAAAAGCTGCGACACCAGGGGACGGCCGATACATCGCCGTCGATTCGTCTGTTCGAGGAAGCAAGGATCGCGAGAGAAGTCGATTGTATTGTGGCAACGTCGAGAGCCGAACTCGTGGAATTACAAGATATGGGCACGCCCCTACACGCAGTTCGCATCATTCCCTGCGGCGTCGACGTCGAGCAGTTTTCTCCGGATGGCGTCTGCGAAATAAAAAACCCGGATATGCTACGGGTCGCCACGATTTCGCGACTCGTTCCACGAAAAGGTGTCGATACGATAATCGAAAGTATTGCATCGGTAGCAAACGCGGAATTAGTCATTGCTGGTGGTGGGGAAGCCGACCGGTTCGCGGACGATCACGAAACGAGGAGGTTAATAGCTCTCGCGTCACTTTACGGCGTTACCGAGCGCGTCTTTCTACGCGGCGCCGTCGAGCGTGAGCGAGTGGTCGAACTCCTGCGGTCCGCTGATGTCGTCGTCTGCGCGCCGTGGTATGAACCGTTCGGTATTGTGGCCCTGGAAGCAATGGCATGCGCCAAACCGGTCGTTGCGTCGAATGTGGGCGGCTTGAAAGACACGGTGATCGACGGCGTGACAGGCTTCCACGTATCGCCTCGCTCGCCACGTGAACTTGCCGATGCATTACGCCGGCTGCAGGCGGATGAGGATCTTCGGCGAGCCTTCGGTCGTGCGGCGCGCGAACGAGCGATATCGCACTATGCCTGGTCGAACGTCGCACTGGAGACGCTGGATGCATACCGTTCAGTGATCGACGGTGAAGCTCGGCAACGTTTCGCGATGGCGAGATAAAGCATGCACCGCATCGTTGCGCTTCGTGCCCTCAAAGTGGGCGACTTTCTTACCGGCGTGCCGGCGTATCGTGCCATTCGACGTGCCTATCCATCCAGTTTCATCCAGCTTGCTGCTCCGCGGGAGCTCGCTCCGCTAGCGAGCTTACTCGGTAATGCGATCGATGAAGTTTGTGACTCGCACGAATTGGAGCCGCTCAGTCCGCAACTGTATGACGCCGATATCGGAGTCGATCTGCATGGGAAAGGCCCGGCGTCGCATCGGCTGCTGGTTGAGGCGAGGGCCGCCCGGCTCGTCGCGTTTCGCACTCTCGAGATCCCGCAGAGCGCCGACGGAGCGAAGCACGACGCCGAGGAACACGAAGTCGCGCGATGGTGCCGATTGCTCCAGCACGCGGGCATCCCGGCCGACCCTAATGACTTGGATGTCGCCGCTCCAAATACGACGGCGCTCACGGAAACGGCGCGCGGAGCGACAGTGGTTCATCCCGGGGCGAGCAGTCGCGCGAGATGCTGGCCGTCCGAACGCTGGATTGACGTCGTGCGGTCTGAGCGGGACGCGGGCCGCCGAGTTGTTATTACCGGAGGCCCGGACGAGGTGCGCTGCGCGCTTGCGATCGCGAGAGCGGCGGCCGTTCCCGAGGAGTGCGTGTTTGCCGGGCGCACTAACGTGCTCGAGTTAGCAGAGCTGATTGGTGTAGCCGAGCGAATTGTTTGTGGAGATACCGGAATCGCGCATCTCGCTACGGCATTTAGACGCCCTTCCGTGGTGCTTTTCGGACCCACCCCACCGGCGCACTGGGGTCCGCCGGCGCGACCGATTCATCGCGTGCTCTGGGCGGGCGGACGCGGCGACCCGCACGCCGATCGAATCGATGCGGGACTGCTTTCGATTTCCGCAGCGGATGTGATCGATGCTCTGCGCTCGCTTCCCGCGGCCGCGCTTTGTTAAGGGCTGGCGACGCTGCGTTACGGCCCGCGCCCGCTTGGATAGGCACGGGCCGGCATGTGCTGGTGGTCGCGCCGCATCCGGATGACGACGTGATCGGTTGCGGTGGCACCTTGCATGGCCTTGCCCGCGCCGGGATACAGCCGACGGTACTGTACGTCACCGACGGTCGAGCCAGCCATCCGCATTCGCTTCGCTTCCCCCCTCCGCGGCTGACTCTGCTACGAGAGGACGAGGCACGCGCTGCGCTGATCGAACTCGGCGTTTCGACACGGCCCATTTTCTTACGCGTTCAGGATGGCGCGCTTGCCACGCTCGCGCCTGCGCGCCGGGAGTGGGTCGTCCAACAAATTCATGGCGCGATATGCAATTTGAAAATCGATACGATCCTCGGACCGTGGCCCCACGATCCGCACAGCGACCACATCGCCACCGCCCGCGCGATCCGGATGGCGCTTCGTTTGATCGAGCGGCCACCCCGTTCGGTCCATTACGCTGTATGGACCGCAATTCGCGGCGGCGAAAAGCGATTTCGGATGCTAAATTCGCAGAATGCTTTCGAGGTCGGGCTGGACGCGGACGCGGTCAACGCCAAACGGCGAGCACTGTTGCAGCATCGGAGTCAAACCAGCGCGCTCATCGACGACGATCCGCAGGGGTTCCGCATCGATGAGACGCTCATTGATGAGTGGCTTCGCCCGACAGAAGCCTTTTATGGGGAAAGTCGATGACGAAAGATACTGCCGGGCCGGTTCAAATAGCACAGGAGCTGCCCGAAGAAGTGTTACGGGCTGCGCGCTCAGATGCCCGTGGGATCCCCCTGGTCGGTCGTGCAGCGGAAATGCATGCTCTGCGTCAGGCGGGCAACAAGGACCCAAGCTCTGGGCGAATTTTCGAGGGACATGTGAACGGCGTGCAGCTCATCGCGCGCTGTGGAACCGACGAACAACGCGAACGGTTAGAACGCGATATCTCCGACGGCCACATCTTCGCTGTGTGGAATACCCAGGATGCCGACGGTTTGCGACTCGAGCCCGTCGTCGACAGCACATTTGTGTTGCGGGGAGCGAAAACGTGGGCCTCCGGGGCGGGCACGATCACAAGAGCCTTAGTTACCAGTGCGCTGCCCAATGGGTCGCTGCAAATGTGCGTCGTTCCCATGGATCGAGTGCAGGTCACGATCGATCGGTCCGCATGGCTGCCTATGGGCATGGAACGCTCGGACAGTTTCCGAGTTGTTTTCGACGGCGTGGAATTGACTTTAGATGACTTCATCGGCAAACCGGGTGACTACGAGGCCCAGCCATGGTTTGCCGGCGGTGCGCTGCGTTTCATAGGTGTACACGTCGGCATCCTCGAGCGTCTCGAATGCGAAGCACTCGCGTACT
The nucleotide sequence above comes from Candidatus Tumulicola sp.. Encoded proteins:
- a CDS encoding glycosyltransferase family 9 protein, whose product is MHRIVALRALKVGDFLTGVPAYRAIRRAYPSSFIQLAAPRELAPLASLLGNAIDEVCDSHELEPLSPQLYDADIGVDLHGKGPASHRLLVEARAARLVAFRTLEIPQSADGAKHDAEEHEVARWCRLLQHAGIPADPNDLDVAAPNTTALTETARGATVVHPGASSRARCWPSERWIDVVRSERDAGRRVVITGGPDEVRCALAIARAAAVPEECVFAGRTNVLELAELIGVAERIVCGDTGIAHLATAFRRPSVVLFGPTPPAHWGPPARPIHRVLWAGGRGDPHADRIDAGLLSISAADVIDALRSLPAAALC
- a CDS encoding glycosyltransferase, producing the protein MVSEHASPLASLGSVDAGGQNVHVAALAAAMTALGHSVTVFTRRDDARLPKRVVMASGVVVHHIDAGPVMRIAKDAIYPHVAEFSRGLRLAWNVSRPDVVHSHFWMSGIAAIAAADAFGLPAVHTYHALGVEKLRHQGTADTSPSIRLFEEARIAREVDCIVATSRAELVELQDMGTPLHAVRIIPCGVDVEQFSPDGVCEIKNPDMLRVATISRLVPRKGVDTIIESIASVANAELVIAGGGEADRFADDHETRRLIALASLYGVTERVFLRGAVERERVVELLRSADVVVCAPWYEPFGIVALEAMACAKPVVASNVGGLKDTVIDGVTGFHVSPRSPRELADALRRLQADEDLRRAFGRAARERAISHYAWSNVALETLDAYRSVIDGEARQRFAMAR
- a CDS encoding HAD-IIIA family hydrolase translates to MAQALAVLLDRDGTIIVDLRGNADPSKVTPMPYARSALQRLRHANILTAVISNQSGVALGQLTSEQVRAVNVRAEQLLGPLGPIFICEHSERAGCDCRKPNPGLVFRAAMELGVHPEDCVVIGDIGTDMDAARAAGARGILIPTASTRPEEVLAAPAVALHLDQAVDSILAGNI
- a CDS encoding glycosyltransferase family 9 protein, encoding MNILAVRQDNNGDVLLTGPALRALAAGCTRLTLLCGPSGRAAAEATACVDAVVCHEAGWIEAVPHPVRPMDIASFVADIRKREFAQAVVFTSFHQSPLPIALLLRLAAVRKIAAISEDYAGSLLDIRCRVPDDIHEVERALSLARAAGFSLPSRDDARLTMRIEPTNPLGDIHGYIVVHPGSTVPARAWKPALNRQLVKALNARGSRVVVTGTAGESDLCDFVAGDSALNLAGKTSLTELARVIADSSAIVVGNTGAAHVAAAVGTPIVSLFAPTIPAVRFRPWMVEHVLLGDQQIVCKGCRARTCPRGDHACIDSVSVDEVLSALDRVREKTAAVNRLGAHR